From Cinclus cinclus chromosome 2, bCinCin1.1, whole genome shotgun sequence, one genomic window encodes:
- the SENP7 gene encoding sentrin-specific protease 7 isoform X1, with product MSGRTSSSSHVSFHIPKKKTNTKSEDVQVQSPLARLLGSHHCDYPLKEWRLSANNRKPSTKGRRQKDCNRCSSNDEESIGQPKVILTNVLRTKIGRKYMQAQPKTDVNFSDAGKLQSDQAPSSSAASIKIWHILNPTLQSLFLSKRQPKVILTNVLSTKIGRKYIDSHVIPDANLPAADKLQSGQLPSSAVASLQTCQILSSPHESSFLSERSEHCLRKTDDELCKLTKASKELEKPNAVTFRRRELQKKENKHCGELEKRSRHMNSTSQKELGSFDSAKRKRRYSGHISDHCNAHIPQKSLVVSEKQSLSSTQSPGSRIPCEDGQDHRSNPILLPDSPAERDSKDTSTHSHLRPAHRHTEDSTSESPPRNLSKKQLSAASEDVISPQVSTIRKLKMDKSEYLSKLRNRICRGNQQLVSIDPIILSSDDEDDGPSEPQCTELMQDITENKQTDQQSDFCFTAKQLEDKMKSHTEESLTESIEDKCRLSLSSGSTPRKQRNLALDVEFDRLHIGKFKCLSTGPARFTMKNIVIPFQVSLKNIQLTVDTLDLRRFGWWKSDGGCSSTIIFLWLSVDYVEKIETQMGKLVTSEPSKSNEFLFFELSQPLTEWEEDRLTELITGVSKRNRAPDLAEFLSLKQALPLFKDLSHKESSFMSCNKDLLKQYMPKEDTSDAHEPVIQEPKLKVIRPSYALANKQNSGCYCIYLSSALNEEWKEVREMGAVKNLIVYPPPPAKGGLGVTREDLECLEYGEFLNDVIIDFYLKYLLLEKAPKHVADRTHIFSSFFYKCLTRTEKNSEGDIKVSAAQRRHRGVRTWTRHINIFNKDYIFVPVNEESHWYIAVICFPWLEEVVYEECPPQNSLHHWPQQSPLEPESENTRAGSVLFKDEEEMDDGNKMAASASVLYSAVSKISLSNSKKQICKRPCILILDSLKACSVQKTVQVLREYLEVEWEAKRKTHREFSKSTMIDLCPRVPKQDNSSDCGVYLLQYVESFFQNPIVNFEQPLHLENWFPRQLIRNKREEIRDLILQLHFQQQSGSSS from the exons ATGTCAGGAAGAACCTCATCTTCAAGTCACGTCAGT TTTCATAtaccaaagaagaaaacaaacaccaagTCAGAGGATGTCCAAGTTCAGTCCCCTTTGGCAAGGCTCCTGGGCTCTCACCATTGTGACTACCCTTTAAAAGAG tggaGATTAAGTGCCAACAACAGAAAGCCTTCCACAAAAGGAAGAAGGCAAAAGGATTGCAACAGATGCAGCTCTAATGATGAAGAATCAATTGG GCAACCCAAAGTTATCTTGACGAATGTCCTGAGGAcgaaaataggaagaaaatacatGCAGGCGCAACCTAAAACTGATGTTAATTTTTCTGATGCTGGCAAGTTGCAGTCAGATCAAGCACCCTCATCATCTGCTGCCAGCATAAAGATATGGCACATTTTAAACCCTACTCTCCAAAGTCTTTTTCTGTCTAAAAG GCAACCCAAAGTTATCTTGACGAACGTCCTGAGTACGAAAATTGGAAGAAAGTACATAGACAGCCATGTAATACCTGATGCAAATTTACCTGCTGCTGACAAATTGCAGTCGGGCCAACTACCCTCATCAGCTGTTGCCAGCCTACAGACATGTCAAATATTAAGCTCTCCTCATGAaagttcttttctttctgaaag GTCTGAACATTGCCTGAGAAAGACAGATGATGAACTGTGTAAATTGACCAAGGCTTCTAAGGAACTAGAAAAACCTAATGCCGTCACTTTCAGAAGACgagagctgcagaagaaag AAAACAAGCATTGTGGTGAACTGGAGAAGAGGAGCAGACACATGAACAGCACTAGTCAGAAGGAATTGGGCTCTTTTGATtctgcaaaaaggaaaagaagatatAGTGGCCATATTTCTGATCATTGTAATGCACACATTCCACAAAAGTCACTTGTAGTCTCT GAAAAGCAAAGTTTGAGTTCAACTCAGTCTCCTGGTTCCAGAATACCCTGTGAGGATGGACAAGATCACAGATCTAATCCTATTCTCTTGCCAGACTCTCCAGCAGAGAGAGACTCTAAAGACACTTCCACCCACAGCCACTTAAGACCtgctcacagacacacagaggaCTCCACCTCAGAGTCTCCTCCCAGAAATTTGTCAAAGAAACAACTTTCTGCTGCCAGTGAGGATGTGATTTCACCACAAGTTAGTACAATCAGGAAGTTAAAGATGGACAAATCAGAGTACCTGAGCAAGCTGCGGAACAGAATCTGCAGGGGTAATCAGCAACTTGTTTCCATTGACCCAA tCATCCTTTCCAgtgatgatgaagatgatggaCCTTCTGAACCACAATGTACAGAGCTGATGCAGGAtatcactgaaaataaacaaacagacCAACAGTCTGACTTCTGTTTCACAGCCAAGCAATTAGAAGACAAGATGAAAAGTCACACAGAGGAG tctttaacCGAGTCAATTGAAGATAAATGTCGTCTCAGCTTATCTTCTGGAAGCACACCTAGAAAGCAGAGAAACCTGGCATTGGATGTTGAATTTGATAGACTACACATTGGGAAATTTAAATGTTTATCAACAGGTCCTGCTAGG ttcacaatgaaaaatattgtGATCCCATTTCAGG TGTCTCTTAAGAACATTCAGCTGACTGTGGATACACTGGATCTGAGAAGATTTGGCTGGTGGAAAAGTGATGGTGGCTGTTCTtcaacaattatttttctttggttgtCTGTGGATTATGTAGAAAAGATTGAAACCCAGATGGGAAAGTTAGTTACCAGCGAGCCAT cTAAATCAAATGAATTCTTATTTTTTGAACTGTCTCAACCACTCACAGAATGGGAAGAAGACAGACTGACTGAACTGATTACAGGTGTCAGCAAGAGGAACAGAGCACCAGATCTTGCTGAGTTTTTGTCTTTGAAACAAGCATTACCCTTGTTTAAGGATCTTTCTCACAAAGAAAGCTCTTTCATGAGTTGTAATAAGGATCTACTAAAGCAATACATGCCAAAAGAGGATACCTCAGATGCTCATGAGCCTGTAATTCAG GAACCAAAGCTAAAAGTGATCAGGCCCAGTTATGCCCTTGCAAATAAGCAGAATAGTGGCTGCTATTGTATCTATTTGTCCTCTGCACTGAATGAAGAATGGAAAGAAGTAAGAGAAATGGGAGCAGTTAAGAA TTTAATTGTTTATCCACCCCCACCTGCAAAAGGAGGACTGGGAGTCACAAGAGAAGACCTGGAGTGCTTAGAATATGGAGAGTTTCTCAATGATGTCATCATTGATTTCTATCTTAA ATATCTGTTATTGGAGAAGGCGCCAAAACATGTTGCTGACCGTACGCACATTTTTAGCAGTTTCTTCTACAAGTGCCTGACCAGGACAGAAAAAAACTCTGAGGGGGACATCAAAGTTTC agcagcacagagaagaCACAGAGGAGTAAGAACATGGACTCgccatataaatattttcaataaagaTTATATCTTTGTGCCTGTGAATGAGGA ATCTCATTGGTACATTGCAgttatctgttttccttggtTAGAAGAAGTTGTGTATGAGGAGTGTCCCCCTCAGAATTCATTACATCACTGGCCTCAGCAGTCTCCACTTGAGCCAGAGAGCGAGAACACTAGAGCTGGTTCAGTGCTCTTCAAGGATGAAGAAGAGATGGATG ATGGAAACAAAATGGCTGCTTCTGCTTCAGTTCTATATTCAGCTGTTTCTAAA ATCTCCCTAAGTAATTCCAAAAAGCAGATTTGTAAAAG GCCTTGTATACTCATCTTAGATTCCCTGAAAGCATGTTCTGTGCAGAAAACTGTTCAGGTTTTGAGAGA GTACCTTGAAGTGGAATGGGAAGCTAAACGAAAAACACATCGGGAATTCAGTAAATCAACAATGATTGACCTATGTCCTAGAGTGCCTAAACAAGATAACAGCAGTGATTGTGGGGTCTATTTGCTGCAGTATGTGGAAAGCTTCTTCCAG AATCCCATAGTTAATTTTGAACAACCATTGCATCTGGAGAATTGGTTCCCTCGTCAGCTGAtcagaaacaaaagagaagaaattagaGACCTGATCTTGCAACTGCACTTCCAACAGCagagtggcagcagcagctaa